One window of the Benincasa hispida cultivar B227 chromosome 3, ASM972705v1, whole genome shotgun sequence genome contains the following:
- the LOC120074584 gene encoding uncharacterized protein LOC120074584: protein MSFVLIRRPNGYSKVDKEDPEEIIHRRAQFLINKVLERADSMGKPSYLRIRIRRLKVRFGRRLKKLKKSAMASISTLKIGVYKQVISQIRNCKSLFGPKQTHFPNFPLLLSS from the coding sequence ATGAGTTTTGTTCTCATTAGGAGGCCAAATGGATACTCCAAGGTTGATAAAGAAGATCCAGAAGAGATAATTCATCGAAGAGCACAGTTTCTTATCAACAAAGTGTTGGAAAGAGCAGATTCGATGGGGAAACCTTCGTATCTGAGAATTAGAATTCGAAGGCTTAAGGTTAGATTTGGGAGGAGATTGAAGAAGCTAAAGAAGAGTGCAATGGCAAGTATTTCAACTCTCAAGATTGGTGTTTACAAGCAAGTCATTTCTCAGATCAGAAATTGCAAGTCTCTGTTTGGCCCAAAACAAACTCATTTTCCCAATTTTCCTCTGTTGTTATCATCTTGA